In Chiroxiphia lanceolata isolate bChiLan1 chromosome 2, bChiLan1.pri, whole genome shotgun sequence, a single genomic region encodes these proteins:
- the UPK1B gene encoding uroplakin-1b isoform X2, with translation MAKSEDCIQILQGLLVFGNVIIGMCGIALTAECIYFVSDPHGLYPLLEATENDGIYAAAWIGIFVGFALFALSILGIIGIIKSDRTLLLVYIILMLITFAFEMASCITAATHRDFFTPNLFLKQMLERYQKAEPANNNDKWMTEGVTKTWDKLMLQNHCCGVLGPSDWQEYTSAFRSTHNDADFPWPRKCCAMDAQGLPVNLDGCKLGVPGYYNSNGCYDAISGPVKTHAWGVAWFGFAILCWTFCVLLGTMFYWSGIEY, from the exons ATGGCAAAAAGTGAGGACTGCATACAGATTTTGCAGGGTCTATTAGTCTTTGGAAATGTGATCATTGGG ATGTGTGGCATTGCCCTGACAGCAGAATGTATCTACTTTGTGTCTGATCCACATGGTCTCTACCCTCTGCTGGAAGCCACGGAAAATGATGGCATCTATGCTGCTGCCTGGATTGGCATCTTTGTTGGCTTTGCACTGTTTGCTCTATCTATCCTTGGTATCATTGGAATCATTAAGTCAGACAGGACCTTGCTGCTGGTG TACATCATTCTGATGCTGATTacttttgcatttgaaatggCTTCTTGTATCACGGCAGCAACTCACCGAGACTTC TTCACTCCAAACCTCTTCCTGAAGCAAATGCTGGAGAGGTATCAGAAGGCAGAGCCAGCTAATAACAATGACAAATGGATGACTGAAGGGGTCACAAAGACATGGGATAAACTCATGCTTCAg AACCATTGCTGTGGTGTGCTGGGCCCCTCCGACTGGCAGGAGTACACGTCTGCCTTCCGCTCCACACACAACGATGCTGACTTCCCCTGGCCACGAAAATGCTGTGCCATGGATGCCCAAGGGCTTCCCGTCAACCTTGATGGCTGCAAACTTGGAGTCCCTGGCTATTATAACAGCAAT GGTTGTTATGACGCTATTTCTGGGCCAGTGAAGACACATGCCTGGGGTGTtgcctggtttggttttgccaTCCTCTGCTGGACT ttctgtgtcCTCCTTGGTACCATGTTCTACTGGAGTGGAATTGAATACTGA
- the UPK1B gene encoding uroplakin-1b isoform X1 — protein MAKSEDCIQILQGLLVFGNVIIGMCGIALTAECIYFVSDPHGLYPLLEATENDGIYAAAWIGIFVGFALFALSILGIIGIIKSDRTLLLVYIILMLITFAFEMASCITAATHRDFFTPNLFLKQMLERYQKAEPANNNDKWMTEGVTKTWDKLMLQNHCCGVLGPSDWQEYTSAFRSTHNDADFPWPRKCCAMDAQGLPVNLDGCKLGVPGYYNSNGCYDAISGPVKTHAWGVAWFGFAILCWTVIGSSGSGTGIHLGAQHGALDKRTFYCT, from the exons ATGGCAAAAAGTGAGGACTGCATACAGATTTTGCAGGGTCTATTAGTCTTTGGAAATGTGATCATTGGG ATGTGTGGCATTGCCCTGACAGCAGAATGTATCTACTTTGTGTCTGATCCACATGGTCTCTACCCTCTGCTGGAAGCCACGGAAAATGATGGCATCTATGCTGCTGCCTGGATTGGCATCTTTGTTGGCTTTGCACTGTTTGCTCTATCTATCCTTGGTATCATTGGAATCATTAAGTCAGACAGGACCTTGCTGCTGGTG TACATCATTCTGATGCTGATTacttttgcatttgaaatggCTTCTTGTATCACGGCAGCAACTCACCGAGACTTC TTCACTCCAAACCTCTTCCTGAAGCAAATGCTGGAGAGGTATCAGAAGGCAGAGCCAGCTAATAACAATGACAAATGGATGACTGAAGGGGTCACAAAGACATGGGATAAACTCATGCTTCAg AACCATTGCTGTGGTGTGCTGGGCCCCTCCGACTGGCAGGAGTACACGTCTGCCTTCCGCTCCACACACAACGATGCTGACTTCCCCTGGCCACGAAAATGCTGTGCCATGGATGCCCAAGGGCTTCCCGTCAACCTTGATGGCTGCAAACTTGGAGTCCCTGGCTATTATAACAGCAAT GGTTGTTATGACGCTATTTCTGGGCCAGTGAAGACACATGCCTGGGGTGTtgcctggtttggttttgccaTCCTCTGCTGGACT GTGATTGGGTCTTCA